A genome region from Drosophila simulans strain w501 chromosome 2R, Prin_Dsim_3.1, whole genome shotgun sequence includes the following:
- the LOC6739482 gene encoding transmembrane emp24 domain-containing protein 2 yields MLSAIVLVLVLLKAACGFIVTLDAHESMCFYDHANVSDKVTVSFEVMEGGFKDVGVEIAGPDDDRLHYSKQDTSGSFTFTAMKEGRYQLCFDNQMSTLTPKILMFQFHVARAIDFYMESSKRGDDVIEQAAVQSMINQLSAKLGAVKMEQEYMHFRYRGHLEVSDMVELRVLAWSIFGPMMLIITAVLEVYYLKQFFEVKRVV; encoded by the coding sequence ATGCTGTCAGCTATTGTCTTAGTGTTAGTGCTTTTGAAAGCGGCTTGTGGCTTCATCGTTACCCTGGATGCCCACGAGTCGATGTGCTTCTACGACCACGCCAATGTCAGCGACAAGGTGACCGTGTCCTTCGAGGTAATGGAAGGTGGCTTCAAGGATGTGGGCGTGGAGATCGCGGGACCCGACGACGATCGCCTGCACTACTCCAAGCAGGACACCTCGGGCAGCTTCACCTTTACGGCCATGAAAGAGGGCCGGTACCAACTGTGCTTCGACAATCAGATGTCCACGCTGACGCCCAAGATCCTAATGTTCCAGTTTCACGTGGCCAGGGCCATTGATTTCTACATGGAGTCCTCGAAGCGAGGTGACGACGTCATCGAGCAGGCGGCGGTCCAGTCGATGATCAACCAACTCTCCGCCAAACTGGGAGCCGTAAAGATGGAGCAGGAGTACATGCACTTTCGCTATCGCGGCCACTTGGAGGTCAGCGATATGGTGGAACTGCGAGTCCTGGCATGGTCTATATTTGGACCAATGATGCTGATCATTACGGCCGTTCTGGAGGTATACTATCTCAAGCAATTCTTCGAAGTCAAGCGCGTGGTTTAA
- the LOC6739483 gene encoding serine/threonine-protein phosphatase alpha-2 isoform: MSRRSTVLSTGKESSKEEKNRMTQLDVIIGQLKTLAVGNRRAGNLTEATITYICQASRELFLSQPMLLELSAPVKICGDLHGQFKDLLRIFQQCGVPPLSNYLFLGDYVDRGHCSIETLSLLLAYKLRYPETFFLLRGNHESADLNRVYGFFDECKRRYSIKLWRSFVDCYDCMPVAAIIADRIFCVHGGLSPDLNNLDDIRRLNRPTDVPSDGLLCDLLWSDPDETTGTWASNDRGVSFTFGANIVEGFLMQHKFNLIVRAHQVVEDGYEFFADRQLVTIFSAPNYCDIFDNCGAVLVVDAKLVCHFVIIRPRPFSRPTGFESDSGSTATNGPPPSMREKRLF, translated from the coding sequence ATGTCTCGTCGTTCGACCGTTTTATCAACTGGTAAGGAGAGCTCCAAGGAGGAAAAGAATCGAATGACCCAATTGGACGTTATCATCGGTCAGCTGAAGACGCTGGCGGTTGGAAACCGGAGGGCCGGGAATCTAACCGAGGCCACCATCACATATATATGCCAGGCGAGTCGGGAACTGTTTCTATCCCAGCCGATGCTCCTGGAACTGAGTGCTCCGGTAAAGATCTGCGGGGATCTGCACGGTCAGTTCAAGGATCTATTGAGGATCTTCCAGCAGTGCGGTGTGCCACCGCTTTCAAACTACCTGTTCCTTGGGGATTACGTGGATCGGGGTCACTGCTCCATCGAAACTTTATCCCTGCTTTTGGCCTATAAGCTTCGCTATCCGGAGACTTTCTTCCTGCTGCGCGGCAATCATGAATCGGCGGATTTGAATCGGGTGTATGGGTTTTTCGACGAGTGCAAGCGACGATATAGCATCAAGTTGTGGCGCTCCTTTGTCGATTGCTATGACTGCATGCCAGTGGCCGCCATCATAGCCGATCGCATCTTCTGCGTCCACGGCGGACTGAGTCCGGATCTGAATAACCTAGACGACATCCGCCGGCTGAATCGCCCCACCGATGTGCCCAGCGATGGGCTGCTGTGCGATTTGCTCTGGTCGGATCCGGATGAGACCACAGGTACGTGGGCGTCCAACGATCGAGGTGTCAGCTTCACCTTTGGAGCCAACATAGTGGAGGGCTTCCTCATGCAGCACAAGTTCAACCTGATTGTCCGCGCCCACCAAGTGGTCGAGGATGGCTACGAGTTCTTCGCCGACCGCCAGTTGGTCACCATCTTTTCGGCCCCGAATTACTGCGACATCTTCGATAACTGCGGAGCTGTTCTGGTGGTGGACGCCAAGCTGGTCTGCCACTTCGTCATCATCCGTCCGAGACCCTTTTCGCGACCCACGGGCTTTGAGTCGGATAGTGGATCTACAGCGACCAATGGACCACCGCCCTCCATGAGGGAGAAGAGGCTCTTTTAG